A single Flavobacterium sp. 1 DNA region contains:
- a CDS encoding M3 family metallopeptidase — MKNPLLQKSVLQYQAPDFSAIKDEDFKPAFDYGLKINVQEIEAIANNPAKPTFQNTVLALEISGEVLNRAIGIFYNLTGSNTNPTLQAIEAEYAPVFSGHTDKIYLNSKLYNRFKAIDLNKLKGEDKKLTQYYLQQFELNGANLSDVNKEKLKKINEELASLSTLYGNKLLLARKNGAVLFDNVTDLDGLSVAEIEAAKQKAKEAGHDDKYLIGLLNTTQQPLLVSLKNRAAREKIYKASWYRAEKNDEGDTREVLEKTARLRLQKANLMGKKSFAEWKLQDQMAQTPAPAMELLAKIAAPAVAKAKVEAKEIQDLIDAQNGGFKLEAWDWNFYAEQVRKAKYDLDESQIKPYFELTSVLENGVFYAAKQMYGISFKERKDLPVYNTDVKVYEVFDDKGTSIAIYYLDFYTRDNKNGGAWMSNLVSQSHYLKQKPVIVNVYNFSKPVGGNPSLISFDDVTTMFHEFGHTLHGLFADQEYVSLSGTSVPRDYVEFPSQINEHAALDPAVLKNYAIHYQTKQPIPQELIDKIKKAETFNKGYDVTEILAASTLDMAWHSVEKESDFKPTLVFEKEALEKYGLLVNEVPTRYHSPYFAHIWGGGYSAGYYAYTWSKTLDYNAFDWMQANGGMTRANCERFKKYILSVGNSVDLNKAFKDFIGHDMKTEPYLKNAGLSAE, encoded by the coding sequence ATGAAAAACCCACTATTGCAAAAAAGTGTTTTACAGTATCAAGCACCTGATTTTAGTGCTATTAAAGACGAAGATTTTAAACCTGCTTTTGATTACGGTTTGAAAATTAATGTCCAAGAGATTGAAGCTATTGCCAACAATCCTGCAAAACCAACTTTTCAAAATACCGTTTTGGCATTAGAAATAAGTGGAGAAGTTTTGAACAGAGCAATTGGTATTTTTTATAATCTGACAGGTTCTAATACTAATCCAACATTACAAGCTATTGAGGCAGAATATGCTCCAGTTTTTTCAGGTCACACAGACAAAATTTATTTGAACAGTAAATTGTACAATCGTTTCAAAGCAATCGATTTGAATAAATTGAAAGGGGAGGACAAAAAATTGACACAATACTATTTGCAGCAATTTGAATTGAATGGAGCTAATTTATCTGACGTAAATAAAGAAAAATTGAAAAAAATCAATGAAGAGTTAGCGAGTTTGAGTACTCTTTATGGAAATAAATTATTGCTGGCTCGAAAAAATGGAGCCGTTTTATTTGACAATGTTACCGATTTAGACGGATTGAGTGTGGCCGAAATTGAAGCAGCCAAGCAAAAAGCTAAAGAAGCAGGACATGATGATAAATATTTGATCGGATTATTGAATACTACCCAACAGCCTTTGCTGGTTAGTTTAAAAAACCGGGCTGCAAGAGAAAAAATATACAAAGCATCTTGGTATCGTGCTGAAAAAAATGATGAAGGCGATACGCGTGAGGTACTGGAGAAAACCGCTAGACTGCGTTTGCAAAAAGCCAATTTGATGGGCAAGAAAAGTTTTGCAGAATGGAAACTACAAGATCAAATGGCACAAACACCGGCACCAGCGATGGAATTGTTAGCTAAAATTGCAGCTCCAGCAGTTGCCAAAGCCAAAGTGGAAGCTAAAGAAATACAGGATTTAATAGATGCTCAAAATGGCGGTTTCAAATTGGAAGCTTGGGACTGGAACTTCTATGCAGAGCAAGTTCGTAAAGCTAAATATGATTTGGATGAAAGTCAGATTAAACCTTATTTTGAATTGACCAGTGTACTGGAAAATGGAGTGTTTTATGCCGCAAAACAAATGTATGGCATCAGTTTCAAGGAACGAAAAGATTTGCCTGTGTACAATACTGATGTAAAAGTGTATGAAGTTTTTGATGATAAAGGAACATCAATCGCTATTTATTATTTAGATTTTTATACCCGTGACAATAAAAATGGAGGGGCCTGGATGAGTAATTTAGTGAGCCAGTCACATTATTTAAAGCAAAAACCTGTAATTGTAAACGTTTACAATTTTTCAAAACCAGTTGGCGGTAACCCCTCTTTAATTAGTTTTGATGATGTAACTACTATGTTCCATGAATTTGGGCATACATTGCACGGATTGTTTGCTGACCAAGAATATGTATCGTTGTCCGGAACTTCGGTGCCGAGAGATTATGTAGAGTTTCCATCTCAAATTAATGAGCATGCAGCGTTAGATCCAGCAGTTCTAAAAAACTATGCTATTCATTACCAAACCAAACAGCCTATTCCACAAGAGTTAATCGATAAAATTAAGAAAGCTGAAACCTTCAATAAAGGCTATGATGTGACCGAAATTTTGGCAGCATCAACCCTTGACATGGCTTGGCACAGCGTCGAAAAAGAATCTGATTTTAAACCAACGTTGGTTTTCGAGAAAGAAGCTTTAGAGAAATATGGTTTATTGGTAAACGAAGTGCCTACACGCTATCATAGCCCTTATTTTGCGCACATTTGGGGAGGCGGTTATTCTGCGGGTTATTATGCGTACACTTGGTCTAAAACTTTAGACTATAATGCATTTGACTGGATGCAGGCCAATGGCGGTATGACAAGAGCCAACTGTGAGCGTTTCAAAAAATACATTTTATCTGTCGGTAACAGTGTGGATTTAAATAAGGCGTTCAAAGATTTTATCGGTCATGATATGAAAACCGAACCATATTTAAAAAATGCGGGACTATCAGCAGAGTAA
- a CDS encoding DUF1569 domain-containing protein translates to MSSIFDKIDNQSIIDRISILEPDSKPLWGKMSVDQMLKHANETIIVAFGEKDIKVNFISRLLGKMSKKNIFNFGFKKNSPTAKEFIFTAKYDFDQVKTELIKNFGRFTEKPVPITVMDHPFWGRMTYKDWNKLMWKHIDHHLKQFGV, encoded by the coding sequence ATGAGTTCTATATTCGACAAAATTGACAATCAATCTATTATAGATAGAATCAGTATTCTTGAACCAGATAGTAAGCCATTGTGGGGAAAGATGTCAGTGGATCAAATGCTTAAACACGCCAATGAAACTATTATTGTTGCATTTGGCGAAAAGGATATAAAAGTAAATTTTATTTCTAGACTTTTGGGCAAAATGTCAAAAAAGAATATCTTTAATTTTGGATTTAAAAAAAACAGTCCAACTGCCAAAGAGTTTATTTTTACAGCAAAGTATGATTTTGATCAAGTAAAAACCGAATTGATAAAAAACTTTGGTCGTTTTACTGAAAAACCTGTACCCATTACAGTAATGGATCATCCTTTTTGGGGAAGAATGACCTATAAAGATTGGAACAAATTGATGTGGAAACACATTGATCATCACTTGAAACAATTTGGCGTTTAA
- the trmD gene encoding tRNA (guanosine(37)-N1)-methyltransferase TrmD has translation MRIDIITVLPELLRSPFEASIMKRAIDKGIVEVHFHNLRDYTTNKQKSVDDYPFGGGAGMVMTVQPIDACITHLKSERSYDEIIYMSPDGETLNQKMANTMSMYKNIIILCGHYKGVDQRVRDHFITKEISIGDYVLSGGELGALVLSDALIRLIPGVLSDETSALTDSFQDGLLSGPIYTRPADYKGWKVPDVLLSGHFAKIDKWREDTAYEHTKNRRPDLLND, from the coding sequence ATGAGAATCGACATCATAACCGTATTACCTGAATTATTGAGAAGTCCATTTGAAGCTTCAATTATGAAACGCGCCATAGACAAAGGAATCGTAGAAGTTCATTTTCATAATTTAAGAGATTATACGACCAACAAGCAAAAAAGCGTTGACGATTATCCTTTTGGCGGCGGTGCCGGAATGGTTATGACTGTTCAGCCAATAGATGCCTGCATTACTCATTTGAAAAGCGAAAGATCATACGACGAAATTATTTATATGTCTCCTGATGGTGAAACACTAAACCAAAAAATGGCAAACACCATGTCAATGTACAAGAATATTATTATTTTGTGCGGCCATTATAAAGGAGTTGACCAGCGTGTTCGCGACCATTTTATAACCAAAGAAATCTCAATAGGTGATTACGTTTTATCAGGAGGCGAATTGGGTGCCCTTGTATTATCTGATGCTTTAATCCGACTAATTCCTGGAGTATTAAGTGATGAAACCTCGGCCTTGACTGACAGTTTTCAAGACGGCTTGCTTTCAGGTCCTATCTACACCCGACCAGCCGATTATAAAGGCTGGAAAGTTCCCGATGTGCTCTTGAGCGGTCATTTTGCCAAAATTGACAAATGGAGAGAAGACACCGCCTATGAACACACAAAGAACAGAAGACCTGACTTGTTAAACGATTAA
- the rplS gene encoding 50S ribosomal protein L19, with the protein MADLLKFVQDEFVTRKDFPVFGAGDTITVYYEIKEGEKTRTQFFKGVVIQRRGSGNTETFTIRKMSGAIGVERIFPVNLPALQKIEINKKGAVRRARIFYFRELTGKKAKIRDKRR; encoded by the coding sequence ATGGCAGATTTATTGAAATTCGTTCAAGACGAATTCGTAACAAGAAAAGATTTCCCTGTATTTGGAGCTGGAGACACAATCACAGTTTACTACGAAATTAAAGAGGGTGAAAAAACAAGAACACAGTTTTTTAAAGGTGTTGTTATTCAAAGAAGAGGATCTGGAAACACTGAAACTTTTACAATCCGTAAAATGTCAGGAGCAATTGGAGTTGAGCGTATCTTCCCAGTTAACTTGCCAGCTTTGCAAAAAATTGAAATCAACAAGAAAGGTGCTGTACGTAGAGCTAGAATTTTCTACTTCAGAGAACTTACTGGTAAAAAAGCTAAAATTAGAGATAAAAGAAGATAG